The Rathayibacter caricis DSM 15933 genomic sequence GCGATGCGCACAAGACCGAGGCCGTGCGGCGCCACGTCGAGGCGCTGCGCACGCACATCCTCCGCCCGGACCACTCGACCTTCCACACCTTCTACTGGGACGCCGAGACCGGGGAGCCGCTGCACGGCGGCACCGAGCAGGGCGCCTTCGACGACTCCTGCTGGGCCCGCGGACAGGCCTGGGGGATCTACGGCTTCGCCATGAACCACCGCGTCTCGGGCCACCCGGCCGTGCTGGAGGCCTCTCGGGCGTGCGCCGACTACTTCCTCGCGCACCTCCCGGCCGACCTCGTGCCCTACTGGGACCTCGTCTACACCGACGGGAGCGACGCCCCGCGCGACAGCTCCGCGGCGGCGATCGCGGTCTGCGGGCTCTTCGAGCTCGCCTCCGTGGAGAGCGACGAGGAGCGCGCCGAGCACTGGCGCCGGTCGGCGCACGAGCTGCTCGCCGCCCTGATCGAGCACTGCGCGCCCGCGACCCCCGAGTCGGCCGACACGGTCCTGCTGCACAGCGTCTACGACCTGCCGAAGGACGTGGGCGTCGACGAGGGCACCCTCTGGGGCGACTACTTCTACCTGGAGGCGCTCGTGCGCGCCTCGCGACCGGACTGGCGGCCCTACTGGTGAGACTCCTCCGCTACTCCTCGCCCGACGGCGACCGCACCGGCGTCGTCGTCGACGGCGACCGCGTGCTCGACCTGGGCGCGCTGCCCGTGAGCGGCCTGCTCGCCGACGACGCGCTCCTCGCCGACGCCCGCGAGCGCGCCGGGACCGCGTCCGGCGACGACCTCCCGCGACTCGACTCCCTGCGCCTGCTGCCGCCGGTCGTGCCGGGCAAGATCCTCTGCATCGGCTACAACTACCGCGGCCACGTGCCCAGCGGAGGAGAGGACCGGCCGGTCCCGACGACTCCCGACGTCTTCGTGAAGACGCCGAACACGCTCTCGGCGCCCGGCGACCCCGTGACCCTGCCTGCCACCGCCTCCGACGTCGACTACGAGGGCGAGATCGCCCTCGTGATCGGCCGCGCGGGCCGCGACATCCCGCTCGAGGAGGCCGCCGCGCACATCGGCGGCTACTCGTTGATGAACGACGTCTCGGAGCGCACCTGGCAGGGCCGCTCGAGCCAGTGGACCCTCGGCAAGTGCTCCGACGGCTTCGCTCCGCTGGGCCCCTGGCTCGTCACGCCCGACGACGTGCCCGACCCGCAGGACCTGCGCGTCGAGGTCGAGCGGGAAGGGCGGATCACCGTCTCGCAGAGCACCGCCGACCTCGTCTTCACGATGGCGGCGCTCGTCCACCATCTCAGCGAGGGCCTCACCCTCGAGCCGGGCGACGTGATCTCGACCGGCAGCCCGCAGAAGCTGCCCGACGCGCTCGCCGCGCACAGGCCGCTGGCCGACGGCGACTCCGTCACCGTGCGCGTCGACGGCCTCGGCTCGCTCACGACCCTCTTCCGAAAGGCAGGACGATGATCCTCGACAGCTTCCGACTCGACGGCCGCGTCGCCGTCGTCACCGGCACCAGCAAGGGCATCGGCCGCGGAGCCGCCCTGGCCCTCGCCGAGGCCGGAGCCGACATCGCCCTGATCGACCGCGGCGACGCCTCCGGTACGGCCGAGGCGATCAGGGCGCTCGGCCGCCGCGTCGTGCTGATCCGCCGCGACTTCGCCGCGGCGAGCGCCGACGAGCTGCACTCGGCGATCGACGAGGCCGTCGACGGGCTCGGGCGGATCGACGTGCTCGTCAACAACGCCGGCACCATCAAGCGCGCCCCGGCCGCCGAGCACAGCGCCGGCGACTGGGACGAGGTGCTCCGCGTGAACCTCGACTCGGTGTTCCACCTCACGCAGGCGGCCGGCCGTCGGATGATCGCGCAGGGCTCCGGCCGGATCATCAGCGTCGCGTCGATGCTGTCGTTCCAGGGCGGCATCACGGTGCCCGGGTACACCGCCTCCAAGCACGCCGTCGCCGGACTCACGAAGGCGTTCGCCAACGAGTGGGCCGCCTCCGGAGTGACCGTCAACGCGATCGCCCCCGGCTACCTCGCCACCGACAACACCGCGGCCCTGCGCGCCGACGCCGCGCGCGACGCCGCGATCCTCGCCCGCGTCCCCGCCGGGCGGTGGGGACTGCCCGCCGACCTGCAGGGCGCCTTCGTCTTCCTCGCCTCCGACGCGTCGGCCTACGTCACCGGGACCGTGCTCCCCGTCGACGGCGGCTGGCTCGTGCGATGACCCCTCCCACCCGCGACACAGGAGCCTCCGACATGGACCAGCGCTACGCCACCAACCCCTCGCAGATCCCCGGGATGACCACCGAGGACCTCCGCTCGCACTTCCTCGTGCCCGAGATCTTCGTCGAGGGCGAGATCCGCCTCGTCTACACGCACCACGACCGCATCGTGCTGGGCGGAGCGACGCCCGCCGGCAAGCGGCTCGAGCTGACCGGCTACGAGGAGATCCGCAGCGAGACCTTCCTCGAGCACCGCGAGCTGGGCGTCATCAACGTCGGCGGGACCGGCACCGTGACCGCCGACGGCGAGACCTACACCCTCGTCACCGGCGCCTGCCTGTACCTGGGCCGCGGGATCGAGAAGGTGGCGTTCGAGGACGCCGACGGAGCCGCGCAGTTCTACCTGTTCTCGGCCCCCGCGCACACGGCCTACCCGTCGGTGCTCGTGTCGCCGGGCGAGGGCACCGTGCGCGAGCTCGGCGAGCAGTCGACGAGCAACCGCCGCACGCTCAACCAGTACATCCACGAGAACGGCGTGCGCAGCTGCCAGATCGTCATGGGCGTCACGACGCTGCACGAGGGCTCGATGTGGAACACGATGCCCGCGCACACCCACGACCGCCGCACCGAGTGCTACCTCTACTTCGACCTGCCCGAGGAGGCCCGCGTCATCCACCTCCTCGGCGAGCGCCAGGAGACGCGCCACCTCGTGGTCGCCGACCGCCAGGCGATCATCTCGCCGAGCTGGTCGCTGCACTCCGGAGTGGGCACCGCGGCGTACTCGTTCGTCTGGGCGATGGCCGGCGAGAACCAGGCCTTCGACGACATGGATCCGGCGCCGGTCGCCGACCTGGCGTGAGCTCGTCGGGAGCGGCCGTTCCGCGCGGCGTGCTGCTGGCCATGGGCGAGACCATGGCCGTGGTCGTGCCGACGGACGGCTCGGTGGCGCAGGCGGGCGCGTTCCTCGTCGACGCCGGCGGCGCGGAGTCGAACGTGCTCGCGCACGCGGCGGCCCTCGGAGTGCCGGCCCGCTGGCACAGCCGTCTCGGGGCGGATGCGCTCGGCGAGCGCGTGCTGCGCCAGCTGTCCGCGCGCGGCATCGACGTCTCCTCCGTGGTCGCCGATCCGGAGCACCCGACCGGGCTGTACGTGAAGGACCCGGGGCGGGGCGTCGTCTACTACCGCTCCGGCTCGGCGGCCTCCCGCCTCGACGAGGCGGACGCCGACGCGGCGCCGTTCGACGGGGTCGCGCTGCTGCACCTGTCGGGCATCACCGCCGCGCTCTCGGAGCCGGCCGACCGGTTCCTCCGCCGCGCCGCCCTGCGCGCCCGCGAGCTCGGGATCCCCGTGAGCGTGGACGTGAACCACCGCGCGGCCCTGTGGAGCGCCGAGGACGCGGCTCCCGCGCTCGCCGAGCTCGCCCGCCTCGCCGACGTCGTC encodes the following:
- a CDS encoding sugar kinase, coding for MSSSGAAVPRGVLLAMGETMAVVVPTDGSVAQAGAFLVDAGGAESNVLAHAAALGVPARWHSRLGADALGERVLRQLSARGIDVSSVVADPEHPTGLYVKDPGRGVVYYRSGSAASRLDEADADAAPFDGVALLHLSGITAALSEPADRFLRRAALRARELGIPVSVDVNHRAALWSAEDAAPALAELARLADVVFVGRDEAETLWGTPTADDVRALLPGVAELVVKDGHIGATVFSGSETVFEPSHEVEVLDAVGAGDAFAGGYLVARMLGADLGERLRSGHDRAALTLALSGDSVDERTAR
- the kduI gene encoding 5-dehydro-4-deoxy-D-glucuronate isomerase produces the protein MTPPTRDTGASDMDQRYATNPSQIPGMTTEDLRSHFLVPEIFVEGEIRLVYTHHDRIVLGGATPAGKRLELTGYEEIRSETFLEHRELGVINVGGTGTVTADGETYTLVTGACLYLGRGIEKVAFEDADGAAQFYLFSAPAHTAYPSVLVSPGEGTVRELGEQSTSNRRTLNQYIHENGVRSCQIVMGVTTLHEGSMWNTMPAHTHDRRTECYLYFDLPEEARVIHLLGERQETRHLVVADRQAIISPSWSLHSGVGTAAYSFVWAMAGENQAFDDMDPAPVADLA
- a CDS encoding fumarylacetoacetate hydrolase family protein, with product MRLLRYSSPDGDRTGVVVDGDRVLDLGALPVSGLLADDALLADARERAGTASGDDLPRLDSLRLLPPVVPGKILCIGYNYRGHVPSGGEDRPVPTTPDVFVKTPNTLSAPGDPVTLPATASDVDYEGEIALVIGRAGRDIPLEEAAAHIGGYSLMNDVSERTWQGRSSQWTLGKCSDGFAPLGPWLVTPDDVPDPQDLRVEVEREGRITVSQSTADLVFTMAALVHHLSEGLTLEPGDVISTGSPQKLPDALAAHRPLADGDSVTVRVDGLGSLTTLFRKAGR
- the kduD gene encoding 2-dehydro-3-deoxy-D-gluconate 5-dehydrogenase KduD — protein: MILDSFRLDGRVAVVTGTSKGIGRGAALALAEAGADIALIDRGDASGTAEAIRALGRRVVLIRRDFAAASADELHSAIDEAVDGLGRIDVLVNNAGTIKRAPAAEHSAGDWDEVLRVNLDSVFHLTQAAGRRMIAQGSGRIISVASMLSFQGGITVPGYTASKHAVAGLTKAFANEWAASGVTVNAIAPGYLATDNTAALRADAARDAAILARVPAGRWGLPADLQGAFVFLASDASAYVTGTVLPVDGGWLVR
- a CDS encoding glycoside hydrolase family 88 protein; amino-acid sequence: MTTTHPSSARTTTERALADALEVVRRMIERFGSAYPNDTTTDGRYELRPATAGFAAGANRGWTTSFWPGMQWIAWELTGEEVFRGAAAGHLEDFARRLDEGEDLDTHDLGFLYTLSAVAPWRLLEHPLGRSTALAAADVLMTRFLENAGIVQAWGDLRDPAQRGRTIIDSLMNMPLLTWAAEQTGDAHKTEAVRRHVEALRTHILRPDHSTFHTFYWDAETGEPLHGGTEQGAFDDSCWARGQAWGIYGFAMNHRVSGHPAVLEASRACADYFLAHLPADLVPYWDLVYTDGSDAPRDSSAAAIAVCGLFELASVESDEERAEHWRRSAHELLAALIEHCAPATPESADTVLLHSVYDLPKDVGVDEGTLWGDYFYLEALVRASRPDWRPYW